A portion of the Vulpes vulpes isolate BD-2025 chromosome 5, VulVul3, whole genome shotgun sequence genome contains these proteins:
- the LOC112912075 gene encoding T-cell surface glycoprotein CD1a-like isoform X2, with amino-acid sequence MLFLQLVGLVVLLPGGDSEDDSQEPVSFRVIRTSSLYNRSWTQNQGSVWLDDVQIHAWDNKNRTFVFRWPWAQGDLSNEERMEADQLFYSNYIFYNLVFHDHVSQWQLEYPFQVQMEIGCELRIGEPFSGFMRYAYQGADLIHFQNTSWRPSPKGGSRAQQASSVFNQYHEDNEFTHELITGYCPRYVSSLLDVGKADLQRQVRPEAWLSAGPSPGPGRLLLVCHVSGFYPKPVWVTWMRGEQEQQGTQREQPHSVGLVFLVVIVPLVLLAGLVWWLWKRWKAHWRPQCTDFPSEQDLSRPGSSTYLNPAQH; translated from the exons ATGCTGTTCCTGCAACTTGTGGGGTTGGTGGTTCTCCTCCCAGGGGGTGACAGCGAAGATG ATTCCCAAGAACCAGTCTCCTTCCGAGTCATTAGAACCTCATCCCTCTACAACCGTTCCTGGACACAAAATCAAGGCTCAGTTTGGCTGGATGACGTGCAGATTCATGCCTGGGACAACAAGAATCGAACTTTCGTTTTCCGGTGGCCGTGGGCCCAGGGAGACTTAAGCAACGAAGAGCGGATGGAAGCAGATCAGTTATTCTAttcaaactatattttttataatctggTTTTCCATGACCATGTCAGCCAATGGCAGCTTGAAT ATCCCTTTCAGGTACAGATGGAAATAGGCTGTGAGCTGCGCATTGGAGAACCTTTCTCAGGATTCATGAGGTATGCTTATCAAGGTGCAGACCTTATACATTTCCAGAACACGTCATGGAGGCCATCTCCAAAGGGAGGAAGTAGGGCTCAACAGGCCTCCAGCGTATTCAATCAATACCATGAAGACAATGAATTCACACATGAGCTCATCACTGGCTACTGTCCGCGTTACGTCTCGAGTCTTCTTGATGTGGGGAAGGCGGATCTCCAGCGACAAG TGCGGCCCGAGGCCTGGCTGTCCgctggccccagccctgggcctggccgTCTGCTGCTGGTGTGCCATGTCTCCGGCTTCTACCCCAAGCCTGTGTGGGTGACGTGGATGCGGGGTGAACAGGAGCAACAGGGCACCCAGCGAG AGCAGCCCCACTCCGTGGGCTTAGTCTTCCTGGTGGTGATCGTGCCCCTGGTGCTCCTGGCAGGCCTGGTGTGGTGGCTCTGGAAGCGCTG GAAAGCCCACTGGAGACCTCAGTGCACAGACTTCCCTTCGGAGCAGGATCTCAGCCGCCCAGGCTCCAGCACTTACCTAAACCCAGCTCAGCACTGA
- the LOC112912075 gene encoding T-cell surface glycoprotein CD1a-like isoform X1 yields MLFLQLVGLVVLLPGGDSEDDSQEPVSFRVIRTSSLYNRSWTQNQGSVWLDDVQIHAWDNKNRTFVFRWPWAQGDLSNEERMEADQLFYSNYIFYNLVFHDHVSQWQLEYPFQVQMEIGCELRIGEPFSGFMRYAYQGADLIHFQNTSWRPSPKGGSRAQQASSVFNQYHEDNEFTHELITGYCPRYVSSLLDVGKADLQRQVRPEAWLSAGPSPGPGRLLLVCHVSGFYPKPVWVTWMRGEQEQQGTQRGDVLPHDDGTWYLQVFLDVKAKEAAGLSCRVRHSSLGGQDMVLHWEQPHSVGLVFLVVIVPLVLLAGLVWWLWKRWKAHWRPQCTDFPSEQDLSRPGSSTYLNPAQH; encoded by the exons ATGCTGTTCCTGCAACTTGTGGGGTTGGTGGTTCTCCTCCCAGGGGGTGACAGCGAAGATG ATTCCCAAGAACCAGTCTCCTTCCGAGTCATTAGAACCTCATCCCTCTACAACCGTTCCTGGACACAAAATCAAGGCTCAGTTTGGCTGGATGACGTGCAGATTCATGCCTGGGACAACAAGAATCGAACTTTCGTTTTCCGGTGGCCGTGGGCCCAGGGAGACTTAAGCAACGAAGAGCGGATGGAAGCAGATCAGTTATTCTAttcaaactatattttttataatctggTTTTCCATGACCATGTCAGCCAATGGCAGCTTGAAT ATCCCTTTCAGGTACAGATGGAAATAGGCTGTGAGCTGCGCATTGGAGAACCTTTCTCAGGATTCATGAGGTATGCTTATCAAGGTGCAGACCTTATACATTTCCAGAACACGTCATGGAGGCCATCTCCAAAGGGAGGAAGTAGGGCTCAACAGGCCTCCAGCGTATTCAATCAATACCATGAAGACAATGAATTCACACATGAGCTCATCACTGGCTACTGTCCGCGTTACGTCTCGAGTCTTCTTGATGTGGGGAAGGCGGATCTCCAGCGACAAG TGCGGCCCGAGGCCTGGCTGTCCgctggccccagccctgggcctggccgTCTGCTGCTGGTGTGCCATGTCTCCGGCTTCTACCCCAAGCCTGTGTGGGTGACGTGGATGCGGGGTGAACAGGAGCAACAGGGCACCCAGCGAGGTGACGTCCTGCCCCATGATGATGGGACATGGTACCTTCAGGTGTTCTTGGATGTGAAAGCCAAGGAGGCAGCTGGCCTGTCCTGCCGAGTGAGACACAGCAGTCTAGGAGGCCAGGACATGGTCCTCCACTGGG AGCAGCCCCACTCCGTGGGCTTAGTCTTCCTGGTGGTGATCGTGCCCCTGGTGCTCCTGGCAGGCCTGGTGTGGTGGCTCTGGAAGCGCTG GAAAGCCCACTGGAGACCTCAGTGCACAGACTTCCCTTCGGAGCAGGATCTCAGCCGCCCAGGCTCCAGCACTTACCTAAACCCAGCTCAGCACTGA